From one Fundidesulfovibrio putealis DSM 16056 genomic stretch:
- a CDS encoding DUF4390 domain-containing protein, translating to MRRAIFLVPFLFALVLPWQAHAQRIGLSNLVVDNQEGRVKVRYGVDIKAVDAVSEALQAGDTLALECKARLSRKRDYAWNTQVAEAEAISRLTLHEGGPFEIHLPVGRQERYRGRDLALVMKEAWGAMTLDLGSWESLERGGSYSLTLEIRMVRQDVSAWLKGVLFFWNFDAVPPVKYQLDFSY from the coding sequence ATGCGCCGCGCGATTTTCCTCGTCCCCTTCCTCTTCGCACTGGTCCTGCCCTGGCAGGCCCATGCCCAGCGCATCGGGCTCTCCAATCTGGTGGTGGACAACCAGGAGGGGCGCGTCAAAGTGCGCTACGGCGTGGACATCAAAGCCGTGGACGCGGTGAGCGAGGCCCTTCAGGCTGGCGACACCCTGGCGCTGGAGTGCAAGGCCCGGTTGTCGCGCAAGCGCGACTACGCCTGGAACACCCAGGTGGCCGAGGCAGAGGCGATCAGCCGTCTCACGCTGCACGAGGGCGGCCCCTTCGAGATCCACCTCCCCGTGGGCAGGCAGGAGCGCTACAGGGGGCGCGACCTGGCGCTGGTGATGAAGGAAGCCTGGGGGGCTATGACCCTGGACCTGGGCTCCTGGGAGTCACTGGAGCGGGGCGGCTCCTATTCACTTACTTTGGAGATCAGGATGGTCCGCCAGGACGTGTCCGCATGGCTCAAGGGCGTGTTGTTCTTCTGGAATTTCGATGCCGTTCCTCCGGTAAAGTACCAATTGGATTTTTCATACTGA
- a CDS encoding TIGR01777 family oxidoreductase, producing MDAGIRRVVVAGGSGFIGRRLCRALLAGGYRVSVLTRGTSRAVGLSPDGAVPEMHTWDGRSAQGWGHLADGAFALVNLAGESIGDGRWTPERKSAILQSRTLAGEAMTQAVSQASVKPEVLVQASAVGYYGDTGQDAVDESSPPGKGFLTEVCLRWEESTHSVEDMGVRRVVARTGLVLGRGGGVLEKMLTPFKMFLGGPLGDGRQGFPWIHLDDEVRAMVFLMERGDAAGAFNLTAPETVSNLEFCRRLGEAMSRPCGLAAPAAMLRLAFGEMADELLLTGCRAFPKRLVEMGFDFSHPRLGPALKDLFA from the coding sequence ATGGATGCAGGCATTCGGCGTGTGGTAGTGGCTGGCGGAAGCGGCTTTATTGGCCGTCGGTTGTGCCGTGCCCTGCTGGCCGGGGGATACCGGGTGAGCGTGCTCACCCGGGGGACATCCCGCGCGGTCGGCCTCTCGCCGGACGGGGCCGTGCCGGAAATGCACACCTGGGACGGTCGCAGCGCGCAGGGCTGGGGGCATCTCGCGGACGGAGCTTTCGCGCTGGTGAATCTGGCGGGCGAGAGCATCGGCGACGGTCGCTGGACTCCGGAACGCAAAAGCGCCATCCTGCAAAGCAGGACCTTGGCCGGAGAAGCCATGACCCAGGCCGTGTCCCAGGCTTCGGTGAAACCGGAGGTGCTGGTCCAGGCCTCCGCCGTGGGCTATTACGGCGACACCGGACAGGACGCGGTGGACGAGTCCTCTCCCCCGGGGAAAGGATTCCTGACGGAAGTGTGCCTGCGCTGGGAGGAATCCACCCACTCCGTGGAGGACATGGGCGTTCGCCGCGTGGTGGCGCGCACCGGCCTGGTGCTCGGGCGCGGGGGCGGCGTGCTGGAGAAGATGCTCACCCCCTTCAAGATGTTCCTGGGCGGACCGCTTGGCGACGGCAGGCAGGGTTTCCCCTGGATTCATCTGGACGACGAGGTCCGCGCCATGGTCTTCCTCATGGAACGCGGGGACGCCGCCGGAGCCTTCAACCTCACCGCGCCAGAAACGGTTTCCAATCTTGAATTTTGCAGGCGTCTTGGCGAGGCCATGTCCAGGCCCTGCGGTCTGGCAGCCCCTGCGGCCATGCTCCGCCTGGCATTTGGAGAAATGGCCGACGAACTCCTGCTGACCGGCTGCCGCGCCTTCCCCAAGCGCCTCGTGGAGATGGGTTTCGACTTCAGCCATCCCAGGCTGGGTCCGGCGCTCAAGGATCTGTTCGCGTAG
- a CDS encoding HD domain-containing phosphohydrolase, which yields MNSRRILVVEDEAIVALDIQNRLKHMGYETVGVCATGEEAVDKAGKLKPDIILMDIMLEGGMDGIEAAGIINENFGIPVIYLTAYADQKTLERAKITNPFGYIIKPFEDRELQTTIEMAVYKFETDRKLVLSERWLATTLKSLGEAVVTTGEDGCIQFINPVAETFLGIDVDVVIGRTIQEVFPQNNGCLTTLGSHSCRMPTSAGASVPVEANVSPIIDDWGNNIGKVLVFRDISERVKNEENLQRYVASLRGTLAATVEALAVTAEKRDPYTAGHQQRVAALAHAIAAAQGMDDERLEGLRVAGLLHDIGKIYIPAEILAKPSVLTSIEMGLIKTHSEVGHEILKNIPFPWPVADMVLQHHERINGTGYPSGLKDDQLLEESRILAVADVVEAMSSHRPYRASLGLARALEEIKRNRDVLYDPAVVDTCIELFESGSFAFEAQGRA from the coding sequence ATGAATTCGCGCAGAATACTGGTTGTCGAGGACGAGGCCATCGTCGCGTTGGATATCCAGAACCGCCTGAAGCACATGGGCTACGAAACCGTGGGCGTCTGCGCTACGGGAGAGGAAGCCGTGGACAAGGCCGGCAAGCTCAAGCCCGACATCATCCTCATGGACATCATGCTGGAAGGCGGCATGGACGGCATCGAGGCCGCAGGCATCATCAACGAGAACTTCGGCATCCCGGTAATCTACCTGACCGCCTACGCCGACCAGAAAACCCTGGAACGCGCCAAAATTACCAATCCCTTCGGATATATCATAAAGCCTTTCGAGGACCGCGAGCTCCAGACCACCATTGAGATGGCCGTCTACAAGTTCGAGACCGACCGCAAGCTGGTGCTCTCCGAGCGCTGGCTGGCCACCACGCTCAAAAGCCTGGGCGAGGCCGTGGTGACCACCGGGGAGGACGGATGCATCCAGTTCATCAACCCGGTGGCCGAAACCTTCCTGGGCATCGACGTGGACGTGGTCATCGGACGGACCATCCAGGAGGTCTTCCCGCAGAACAACGGATGCCTCACCACGCTCGGCAGCCATTCCTGCCGCATGCCCACCTCGGCGGGGGCATCCGTGCCCGTGGAGGCCAACGTGTCCCCTATCATCGACGACTGGGGGAACAACATCGGCAAGGTGCTGGTCTTTCGCGACATTTCGGAGCGGGTGAAGAACGAGGAAAACCTCCAGCGCTACGTAGCCAGCCTGCGCGGCACCCTGGCTGCGACCGTGGAGGCCCTGGCCGTGACCGCCGAAAAGCGCGACCCCTACACTGCGGGCCACCAGCAGCGCGTGGCCGCCCTTGCCCATGCCATCGCCGCTGCCCAGGGCATGGACGACGAGCGCCTGGAGGGCCTGCGCGTGGCCGGACTGCTTCATGATATCGGGAAAATCTACATCCCGGCGGAGATCCTGGCCAAGCCCTCGGTGCTGACCTCCATCGAGATGGGGCTCATCAAGACCCACTCCGAGGTGGGCCACGAGATTCTGAAGAACATCCCCTTCCCCTGGCCCGTGGCCGACATGGTGCTGCAGCACCATGAGCGCATCAACGGCACCGGATATCCCTCCGGGCTGAAGGACGATCAGCTCCTGGAAGAGTCGCGCATCCTTGCCGTGGCCGACGTGGTGGAGGCCATGAGCTCGCACCGCCCCTATCGTGCCTCGCTCGGCCTGGCGCGCGCCCTGGAAGAGATCAAGCGCAACCGCGACGTGCTCTACGACCCTGCCGTGGTGGACACCTGCATCGAGCTCTTCGAATCGGGGAGCTTCGCCTTCGAGGCGCAAGGGCGGGCCTAG